A region from the Triticum aestivum cultivar Chinese Spring chromosome 3D, IWGSC CS RefSeq v2.1, whole genome shotgun sequence genome encodes:
- the LOC123077743 gene encoding GDSL esterase/lipase At5g45920 — MRPRLVLFGDSITEQSFAPGGWGAALAEHFARQADVVLRGLSGYNTRWALKVLDRAMEGAADGGADPAAVTVFFGANDATLPDEMQAHQHVPLGEYKDNLRAICAYFKNKWPSAAIILITPPPIHEPARIRDIYGDNDPSRQPERTNEAAGTYAQACITVAKELGHPVIDIWTQMQQCPDWQTSALSDGLHFTPSGNKILFDEVLKTLESVGFSQHSLRSDLPLFHEIDPKDPLKAFEI; from the exons aTGCGGCCGCGGCTGGTGCTCTTCGGCGACTCAATCACCGAGCAGTCCTTTGCCCCCGGCGGCTGGGGCGCCGCCCTCGCGGAGCACTTCGCGAGGCAG GCGGATGTGGTGCTGCGCGGGCTCAGCGGGTACAACACGCGCTGGGCGCTGAAGGTGCTGGATAGAGCCATGGAGGGGGCGGCCGACGGCGGCGCGGACCCGGCGGCAGTGACGGTGTTCTTCGGCGCCAACGACGCCACCCTGCCCGACGAGATGCAGGCGCACCAGCACGTGCCGCTCGGGGAGTACAAGGACAACCTGCGCGCGATCTGTGCCTACTTCAAG AATAAGTGGCCCTCCGCTGCCATCATACTCATCACCCCTCCACCGATCCACGAGCCGGCGAGGATTCG AGACATATATGGAGATAATGACCCTTCAAGACAGCCTGAAAGAACAAATGAAGCTGCTGGCACTTATGCACAAGCATGCATAACTGTTGCTAAAGAATTGGGTCATCCAGTTATAGACATCTGGACACAGATGCAGCAATGTCCTGATTGGCAAACATCTGCATTAAG TGACGGGCTACATTTCACCCCGTCCGGGAACAAAATTTTGTTCGACGAGGTGCTGAAGACACTGGAAAGTGTTGGTTTCAGCCAGCACAGTCTCCGGTCCGATCTCCCTCTCTTCCATGAAATTGACCCCAAGGACCCACTGAAAGCCTTTGAGATTTGA